The Arachis ipaensis cultivar K30076 chromosome B07, Araip1.1, whole genome shotgun sequence genome includes a window with the following:
- the LOC107607241 gene encoding uncharacterized protein LOC107607241: MPLYAKFMKKVLTKKRSLKEGQTIEMTMECSAIIQRDLPRKKNDPWSFHIPCTIGNMTIEKAFCDLGASINLMPLSLMKKLQIHKVKPTQIALQMADKSIKQALGVMENVLVKVEKFFLPTDFVILDMEEDYNTPIILGRPFLATGRALIDVEKGELMLRVHDELLVFHVFMTMHEPTQEEECMKVNSRDPNLKDALNKPSPKLLSPLLKDREEVEMIQQTQGVKKELQPKPPYKTHNKNLPDIKSPKPESPPEKEKNHKKKVPREHLEIIKEGTGWKFTVRGEKLRHYDRHPS, encoded by the exons atgccactaTATGCTAAGTTTATGAAGAAAGTATTGacaaagaaaagatccttgaAAGAAGGACAAACTATTGAGATGACAATGGAGTGTAGTGCTATCATCCAAAGAGATTTGCCAAGGAAGAAGAATGATCCATGGAGTTTTCATATCccctgcaccataggcaacatgacaaTTGAAAAAGCATtctgtgaccttggggcaagcatAAATCTTATGCCTCTATCCTTGATGAAGAAGCTCCAAATCCATAAAGTGAAACCCACACAAATAGCTCTCCAAATGGCCGACAAATCCATCAAGCAAGCACTTGGGGTTATGGAGAATGTGTTGGTGAAAGTAGAGAAATTTTTCCTCCCAACTGATTTTGTCATTCTTGACATGGAAGAAGACTACAACACTCCCATCATTTTAGGGAGACCATTCttggctacgggcagagcattgatagatgttgaaaagggAGAGTTGATGttaagagtgcatgatgagctcCTAGTTTTCCATGTTTTCATGACCatgcatgagcccactcaagaagaggAATGCATGAAGGTTAATTCCAGAGATCCAAACCTAAAAGACGCACTCAATAAGCCATCTCCAAAGCTTCTAAGCCCACTTTTGAAAGACAGAGAAGAAGTAGAAATGATACAACAAACTCAAGGAGTCAAGAAGGAGCTACAACCAAAGCCTCCATATAAAACCCACAACAAGAATCTTCCAGACATTAAGTCCCCCAAGCCTGAATCACCtcctgaaaaagagaagaatcatAAGAAAAAGGTACCAAGAG AGCATCTAGAGATCATCAAGGAAGGCACTGGATGGAAGTTCACTGTGAGAGGAGAGAAGCTGAGGCATTATGACCGTCATCCTTCCTAA